One genomic segment of Methanococcus voltae PS includes these proteins:
- the hmgA gene encoding hydroxymethylglutaryl-CoA reductase (NADPH) — protein MNSNEIKNKNDKFEELNSKEIEEVVEKLIKKELKVYQLDKLIGEKNAVVVRRIYLEKLSNVKTEHIGQYTIDEKPAMQKNIENMIGAIQVPLGFAGPLIVNGEYAEGEFQIPLATTEGALVASINRGCSIISKCGGSTVRVIGDKMTRAPIIATKSVSDALKLKNWIEENFDKIKEVAESTTRHGKLIDVSPVIIVGKNVYPRFCFTTGDAMGMNMVTIATERVCNLLEEEMAKLGIKISTVALSGNVCVDKKPSAINLIEGRGKSIVAEVFLTEEMVNKYLKTTSKAIEYVNTNKNLIGSAIVNSLGFNAHFANIIGALFLATGQDAAHVVEGSMGITTAECQDDGLYFSVTLPDVPIATIGGGTRVETQQECLKILGCAGNGNSKKFAEIVASTVLAGELSLVGALAAGHLAKAHSELGR, from the coding sequence ATGAACAGTAATGAAATTAAAAATAAAAACGATAAATTCGAAGAATTAAATTCTAAAGAAATTGAAGAAGTAGTTGAAAAATTAATTAAAAAAGAATTAAAAGTTTATCAGTTGGATAAGTTAATTGGCGAAAAGAATGCGGTTGTAGTTAGGAGAATATATCTTGAAAAGTTGTCCAATGTAAAAACAGAACATATCGGTCAATATACGATTGATGAAAAACCTGCTATGCAAAAGAACATTGAAAATATGATAGGTGCAATACAAGTGCCTCTTGGTTTTGCAGGTCCTTTAATTGTTAATGGAGAATATGCAGAAGGCGAATTTCAAATACCTTTAGCTACGACTGAAGGTGCCTTAGTTGCTTCCATAAATAGAGGTTGTAGTATTATATCAAAATGTGGGGGCTCGACAGTTAGAGTAATTGGGGATAAAATGACCCGGGCACCAATTATCGCTACAAAATCAGTCTCTGACGCTTTAAAACTAAAAAATTGGATTGAAGAAAACTTCGATAAAATAAAAGAAGTTGCAGAAAGCACAACTAGACATGGTAAATTAATAGATGTATCGCCAGTCATAATCGTTGGAAAAAATGTTTATCCTAGATTCTGCTTCACTACAGGCGATGCAATGGGTATGAATATGGTTACAATAGCTACTGAAAGAGTATGCAATCTTTTAGAAGAAGAAATGGCAAAATTAGGAATTAAAATAAGTACTGTTGCATTGAGTGGTAATGTATGCGTAGATAAAAAACCATCAGCAATTAATTTAATAGAAGGTAGGGGTAAAAGTATAGTGGCAGAAGTATTTTTAACTGAAGAAATGGTAAATAAATACTTAAAAACTACATCAAAAGCTATTGAATATGTAAACACCAATAAAAATTTAATAGGCTCTGCAATTGTAAATTCTTTAGGATTTAATGCCCATTTTGCTAATATAATAGGTGCTTTATTTTTAGCCACAGGTCAAGATGCTGCACACGTTGTAGAGGGTAGTATGGGAATAACTACTGCGGAATGTCAAGACGATGGATTATATTTCTCAGTTACATTGCCCGATGTACCAATAGCAACCATTGGTGGGGGCACTAGAGTTGAAACTCAGCAGGAATGCTTAAAAATATTGGGATGCGCAGGTAATGGAAACAGTAAAAAATTTGCAGAAATAGTTGCTTCAACAGTTTTAGCCGGTGAATTATCACTAGTTGGTGCGTTAGCAGCAGGACATTTGGCAAAAGCGCATTCAGAATTGGGAAGATAA
- a CDS encoding argininosuccinate synthase yields the protein MEKENKKIAVLAYSGGLDTSCCLKLLEDKYDYSVVSVAVDVGQPAEDLVEPEEKAKKFGVLEHYTIDAKEEFAKDYIFRAIKANALYEGYPLSTALARPLIAVKIAELAEKLNASAISHGCTGKGNDQFRFESIMRAKSPSIEIVAPIRDLNLTRTEEIEYAMEKGIPVPVDLEKPFSIDENLWGRSIEGGVLEDPMYETPEECFAWTTTPKLAKDEEELVTIEFKEGVPVKINDEEMEPVELIRKANEIAGRNAVGRVDIIEDRILGLKSRENYECPGAFLLINAHKALEQIVLTREEIKFKETVDFMYADLIYRGLWHEPLKADLDAFIDKTQERMNGIVKVKLYKGSLRIVGRNSPDALYNEEMVSFENKEMDQNEIVGMVKFHGLQAAIFEGLKK from the coding sequence ATGGAAAAAGAAAACAAAAAAATCGCAGTATTGGCATACTCTGGTGGATTAGATACAAGTTGCTGTTTAAAATTATTGGAAGACAAATATGATTACAGCGTGGTTTCAGTTGCTGTTGATGTAGGACAACCTGCTGAAGATTTAGTTGAACCAGAAGAAAAAGCTAAAAAATTCGGTGTTTTAGAGCATTACACTATTGATGCTAAAGAAGAATTTGCAAAAGATTATATATTCAGAGCTATCAAGGCTAACGCTTTGTATGAAGGCTACCCATTATCAACCGCTTTAGCAAGACCACTTATAGCTGTTAAAATTGCAGAACTAGCAGAAAAATTAAATGCGTCAGCAATTTCACACGGCTGTACTGGAAAAGGAAACGACCAATTTAGATTTGAATCAATTATGAGAGCTAAATCCCCTTCAATAGAAATTGTAGCACCAATAAGAGATTTAAACTTAACTAGAACTGAAGAAATTGAATATGCAATGGAAAAGGGTATACCTGTACCAGTAGACCTTGAAAAACCTTTCAGTATCGATGAAAACTTATGGGGTAGAAGTATAGAAGGTGGAGTACTCGAAGACCCAATGTACGAAACTCCTGAAGAATGCTTCGCTTGGACCACAACTCCAAAATTAGCTAAAGATGAAGAGGAATTAGTTACAATCGAATTTAAAGAAGGCGTTCCTGTTAAAATAAACGATGAAGAAATGGAACCTGTTGAATTAATAAGAAAAGCAAATGAGATTGCAGGTAGAAACGCAGTTGGTAGAGTAGACATCATAGAAGACAGAATTTTAGGTTTAAAATCAAGAGAAAACTATGAATGCCCTGGTGCTTTCTTACTCATAAATGCTCACAAAGCTCTTGAACAAATTGTATTAACCCGTGAAGAAATCAAATTTAAAGAAACAGTAGATTTCATGTATGCAGATTTAATATACAGAGGACTCTGGCATGAACCTTTAAAAGCAGATTTGGATGCTTTCATTGATAAAACACAGGAAAGAATGAACGGTATTGTAAAAGTTAAATTATACAAAGGTTCATTAAGAATTGTAGGAAGAAACAGTCCTGATGCTCTTTACAATGAAGAAATGGTTTCATTTGAAAATAAAGAAATGGACCAGAATGAAATTGTAGGTATGGTTAAATTCCACGGTCTTCAAGCTGCAATATTTGAAGGTCTTAAAAAATAA
- a CDS encoding precorrin-2 dehydrogenase/sirohydrochlorin ferrochelatase family protein, with the protein MIPFFLDLKDFKVAVFGYGDVSKRRISKLIESSAKIDVYSLENVEISKDYTYKDITYKNCDINKLTNQELEALIKKYDIIITSIDKKNNERIVKISKNLKKMISSSTFESEINFIIPAYYKKDDICFSIYTGGKSPLVAREIRKLVQNYLNDNELEIEIQEKVRELLKNNGKNKKENQNGALCDTNIFKNQSDRKEILELAFNDENFKRKILNLITEYSKNKNK; encoded by the coding sequence ATGATACCATTTTTTTTAGATTTAAAAGACTTTAAAGTAGCGGTTTTTGGATACGGGGACGTTTCAAAACGAAGAATATCTAAACTAATAGAAAGTAGTGCAAAAATTGATGTTTACTCTCTTGAAAACGTCGAAATATCAAAAGATTATACATATAAGGATATAACATACAAAAATTGTGATATCAATAAACTAACAAATCAAGAGTTAGAAGCTTTAATAAAAAAATATGACATAATTATAACTTCGATAGATAAAAAAAATAACGAAAGAATTGTAAAAATTTCAAAAAATCTAAAAAAAATGATTTCATCATCCACTTTTGAATCAGAAATAAATTTTATTATTCCTGCATATTATAAAAAGGACGATATTTGTTTTTCCATATATACAGGCGGTAAAAGTCCTTTAGTTGCTCGAGAAATTAGAAAATTAGTTCAAAATTATTTAAATGATAATGAATTAGAAATTGAAATTCAGGAAAAAGTTAGAGAATTGTTAAAAAATAATGGGAAAAATAAAAAGGAAAATCAAAATGGAGCATTATGTGATACTAATATTTTTAAAAATCAATCTGATAGGAAAGAAATATTAGAATTAGCATTTAACGATGAAAATTTTAAAAGAAAGATTTTAAATCTAATAACCGAATATTCTAAAAATAAAAATAAATAA
- a CDS encoding RNA polymerase Rpb4 family protein: protein MIGKKLLAEKYTTIANATEIMNARAVIDEMSYENGCALDYLNKFSVLTKEEAEELYEELTSLGLDEKDVIKVIDILPVDMEDLKAVFYKKDAPENSEAILDAICKLI, encoded by the coding sequence ATGATTGGTAAAAAACTATTGGCTGAAAAATACACCACAATTGCTAACGCTACAGAAATTATGAACGCGAGAGCAGTTATTGATGAAATGTCATATGAAAATGGCTGTGCATTAGACTATTTAAACAAATTTTCAGTATTGACAAAAGAAGAAGCTGAAGAGCTATACGAAGAACTCACGAGTTTAGGTTTAGATGAAAAAGATGTTATAAAGGTTATAGACATACTACCTGTTGATATGGAAGATTTAAAGGCCGTATTCTATAAAAAAGATGCTCCTGAAAATTCAGAAGCTATATTAGACGCAATCTGTAAATTAATCTAA
- the hemA gene encoding glutamyl-tRNA reductase yields MLLFKADHKSFSIDELEKLRQDEEEFYKKHKHCVLVQTCNRIEIYFDDLQYQYMKECKKGLNNDQYIAKLIEEFKNFEIIRGKESIIHFLNVACGIESMVVGEDQILGQIKKSLQSSKEKGKCTKYLELVFLKGIHVGQRVRAETKINEGSVSIGSAALELVEKNFGLENKNILLIGAGEMGTLVAKTLAEKNIKAVIISNRTYERAERLAKELKGIAINFDKLKEAINYSDVIICATASPHTILHKKDLEDIQNSGSLGAKIIVDIANPRDVEESVSELESITLYTIDNLREVSDTNLKKRMEEMPKVHNIITQEYEVLLKNLEKLDIEEILKDLNNYLEEIRVKEVNKAIKLVKNNPQKAEEIFKNFSKSLTKKISHDYVNYSCNTSKDKLINSIWWKNEQ; encoded by the coding sequence ATGTTATTGTTTAAAGCAGACCATAAATCTTTTTCTATTGATGAATTGGAAAAATTAAGACAGGATGAAGAGGAATTTTATAAAAAACATAAACATTGTGTGTTGGTTCAAACCTGCAATAGGATAGAAATCTATTTTGATGACCTACAATACCAATATATGAAAGAATGTAAAAAAGGCTTAAACAATGACCAATATATAGCCAAATTAATAGAAGAATTCAAAAATTTTGAAATTATTCGAGGAAAAGAATCAATTATCCATTTTCTAAATGTGGCATGTGGTATCGAATCAATGGTCGTAGGGGAAGACCAAATTCTAGGGCAGATTAAAAAAAGCTTACAAAGTTCAAAAGAAAAAGGAAAATGTACCAAATACTTAGAACTAGTTTTTTTAAAAGGAATCCATGTTGGACAAAGAGTCAGAGCGGAAACTAAGATAAATGAGGGTAGTGTATCCATAGGTAGTGCAGCGTTAGAATTAGTAGAAAAAAACTTTGGATTGGAAAACAAGAATATTTTATTAATTGGAGCTGGTGAAATGGGAACATTAGTTGCTAAAACACTAGCTGAAAAAAATATAAAAGCAGTTATAATATCAAATCGTACATATGAACGTGCAGAAAGACTTGCAAAGGAATTAAAAGGTATTGCAATTAATTTTGATAAATTAAAGGAAGCAATAAATTACAGCGATGTGATTATATGTGCTACTGCATCTCCACATACAATATTACATAAAAAAGATTTAGAAGATATTCAAAATTCTGGGTCATTAGGTGCAAAGATTATAGTGGATATAGCGAACCCTCGAGATGTAGAAGAAAGTGTTTCAGAGCTTGAAAGTATAACATTGTATACAATTGATAATTTAAGAGAAGTTTCAGATACCAATTTAAAGAAAAGAATGGAAGAAATGCCAAAAGTACATAATATTATAACTCAAGAGTATGAGGTACTACTTAAAAACCTTGAAAAATTAGATATAGAAGAAATATTAAAAGATTTAAATAATTATTTGGAAGAAATTAGAGTTAAAGAAGTAAATAAGGCTATAAAATTAGTAAAAAATAACCCTCAAAAAGCTGAAGAAATATTTAAAAATTTCTCAAAATCGCTTACTAAAAAAATTTCTCACGATTATGTAAATTATTCCTGCAATACTTCAAAAGATAAGCTTATTAACTCCATCTGGTGGAAAAATGAACAGTAA
- a CDS encoding 7-carboxy-7-deazaguanine synthase QueE → MIREVFSSIMGEGKYIGKRFIFIRFKKCPLNCIYCDEPNTSKGVPQFEYISGSGIIEEIPDLAEKLVENIEKIKTPDLFAVSFTGGEPLVYSKYIQKYAKELREKGYKTFLESNGMFPEAVKDADYYDYASIDIKLPEHFDKTNKVIEWEELYNKELETIANLYKNGTEVYAKVVIFEDTSNELIEKIARDISKIGNITLCIQPITPIEGLNIKPPAQKKIFEIMELCGKYVDVMFTPQIHKWMNML, encoded by the coding sequence ATGATAAGAGAAGTTTTTTCATCAATAATGGGCGAAGGAAAATACATCGGAAAACGATTTATATTTATAAGGTTTAAGAAATGCCCTTTAAATTGCATATATTGCGACGAACCAAATACTAGTAAAGGAGTTCCACAGTTTGAATATATCTCAGGGTCAGGAATTATTGAAGAAATCCCTGATTTAGCCGAAAAATTGGTTGAAAACATTGAAAAAATAAAAACTCCAGACTTATTCGCGGTATCCTTTACCGGAGGAGAACCTTTAGTTTATTCTAAATATATTCAAAAATATGCTAAAGAATTACGTGAAAAAGGATATAAAACATTTTTAGAAAGTAACGGTATGTTTCCCGAAGCTGTAAAAGATGCAGATTACTACGATTATGCGTCAATTGATATTAAATTACCAGAACATTTTGATAAAACAAATAAAGTTATAGAATGGGAAGAATTATATAATAAAGAGCTTGAAACGATTGCAAATCTTTATAAAAACGGTACTGAGGTCTATGCAAAAGTAGTAATATTTGAAGATACGTCAAATGAATTAATCGAAAAAATTGCAAGAGATATTTCAAAAATAGGTAATATAACCCTGTGTATACAACCAATAACACCAATTGAAGGATTAAATATAAAACCACCTGCTCAAAAGAAGATATTCGAAATCATGGAGCTTTGTGGTAAGTATGTAGATGTAATGTTTACACCTCAAATCCATAAATGGATGAATATGTTATAA
- a CDS encoding glycosyltransferase family 4 protein yields the protein MKVLIPAIYHPYPGGISIHVENLIKNMNLLIKENNYGVNFNNLNTSEIEFHILNYKNKTKEFQNDIENIIIHDVPHVKKLRGPTYYLKGYKIGSKVIKNHNIDLIHSHYAFPQGYLGAKLSKKYNIPHILTLHGSDVMKLSKNPVGKPFFKYAIQNSNEIICVSEYLKKEVQNENNVSKVTKIYNGINLNIFNNEKISDENYGLFIGAFIEQKGIKTLIEAITLVNKKMGQESNFKYKLVGSGKLLNEIKDMIKKNNLKNVEIMGQKDQLEVSKLIKNCSFLVLPSKSEGMGIVLLEAMACQKPVIGTSVGGIPELIKQNHNGYIIDSDDINSLADIMIKFIENPNVREKFGNNGYNLSKNYSWKNNAEETLKLYEQLYLQNKNNKN from the coding sequence TTGAAAGTCCTAATTCCTGCGATATATCACCCCTATCCGGGCGGTATATCAATACATGTTGAAAATCTAATAAAAAATATGAATCTATTGATAAAAGAAAATAATTATGGCGTTAATTTTAATAATTTAAACACGTCTGAAATAGAATTTCATATTTTAAACTACAAAAATAAAACAAAAGAATTTCAAAATGATATAGAAAACATAATTATACATGATGTTCCACATGTCAAAAAATTAAGGGGTCCAACTTATTACTTAAAAGGATATAAAATAGGTTCTAAAGTAATAAAAAACCACAATATAGATTTAATACATAGCCATTATGCGTTCCCCCAAGGGTATTTAGGAGCCAAATTAAGTAAAAAGTACAATATACCCCATATTTTAACGTTACACGGTAGTGACGTTATGAAATTATCAAAAAATCCCGTTGGAAAACCATTTTTCAAATACGCCATTCAAAATAGTAATGAGATAATATGTGTAAGTGAATACTTAAAAAAAGAAGTTCAAAATGAAAATAATGTTTCAAAAGTCACAAAAATATACAATGGAATAAATTTAAACATTTTTAACAATGAAAAAATCTCTGATGAAAATTATGGGCTATTTATTGGTGCATTTATAGAGCAGAAAGGCATAAAAACGCTGATTGAAGCCATTACGTTAGTAAATAAAAAAATGGGGCAGGAATCCAATTTTAAATATAAATTAGTAGGTAGTGGAAAACTACTAAATGAAATTAAAGATATGATAAAAAAGAATAATTTAAAAAATGTAGAAATAATGGGTCAAAAAGACCAGCTTGAAGTATCTAAATTAATTAAAAATTGCAGTTTTTTAGTTTTACCATCCAAATCTGAAGGAATGGGGATTGTATTATTAGAGGCTATGGCATGTCAAAAACCCGTTATAGGTACCTCAGTTGGCGGAATACCCGAATTGATAAAACAAAATCACAATGGGTATATTATAGATTCAGATGATATCAATTCCTTAGCAGATATTATGATAAAATTTATTGAAAATCCAAATGTACGGGAAAAATTTGGAAATAACGGATATAATCTTTCAAAAAACTATTCTTGGAAAAATAACGCCGAAGAGACTCTTAAATTATATGAACAGCTATATTTGCAGAATAAAAATAATAAAAATTAA
- the mfnF gene encoding (4-{4-[2-(gamma-L-glutamylamino)ethyl]phenoxymethyl}furan-2-yl)methanamine synthase — MKIIGVDIGGANTKITEIDEKGKHNIKHVYLPMWKENHRLTEVLKNNCPESDFKVALVMTAELADSYATKEEGVVAILDAVLEAYSDKIPVENIEVFDTEGNFISVEEAKNNHMRVSASNWRATAELIKEIDENCIFVDMGSTTTDIIPIKNGKVLANDNDLERLMNNELLYIGTLRTPLSFLTNQINFRGTLSNVSSEYFAITGDVSIIMGKISESDYTCETADGKSTSLEDSLIRISKVLCTDLNQISKEEAIEIAKEYYEAWKKLIDNNVSTVSSKYGLKNVIITGLGEKILTDALESNYNIKSITELYDKDVSLATPSYAVAKIMYNRLKI; from the coding sequence ATGAAGATTATTGGCGTAGATATTGGCGGAGCAAATACCAAAATAACAGAAATTGATGAAAAGGGCAAACACAATATAAAACATGTGTATTTGCCAATGTGGAAAGAAAACCATAGGTTAACCGAAGTTCTCAAAAATAATTGCCCAGAATCTGATTTTAAGGTAGCATTGGTTATGACTGCCGAACTTGCAGACTCCTACGCTACAAAAGAAGAAGGAGTTGTTGCAATACTAGATGCAGTTTTAGAAGCTTATTCTGATAAAATACCTGTTGAAAACATTGAAGTATTTGATACCGAAGGGAATTTTATAAGTGTTGAAGAAGCTAAAAACAATCATATGCGGGTTTCCGCATCCAATTGGAGAGCTACAGCTGAATTAATAAAAGAAATTGATGAAAATTGCATATTTGTAGATATGGGGTCTACAACTACAGATATAATACCCATAAAAAATGGCAAAGTTTTGGCAAATGATAATGACTTAGAAAGATTGATGAACAACGAATTACTGTATATCGGAACGTTAAGAACCCCCCTATCCTTTTTAACTAATCAAATTAATTTTAGAGGTACTTTATCAAATGTATCTTCGGAATACTTTGCAATTACTGGTGATGTATCCATTATTATGGGTAAAATATCTGAAAGTGACTACACCTGCGAAACTGCAGACGGTAAATCCACTAGTTTAGAAGATAGCTTAATTAGAATATCAAAAGTATTATGTACTGATTTAAATCAAATATCTAAAGAAGAAGCCATAGAAATTGCAAAAGAATACTATGAGGCATGGAAAAAATTAATAGATAATAATGTATCAACAGTTTCTTCAAAATATGGATTAAAAAATGTTATTATTACAGGACTTGGAGAAAAAATATTAACCGATGCTTTAGAATCCAACTATAACATCAAATCAATTACGGAATTATACGATAAAGATGTAAGTTTGGCCACCCCAAGTTATGCAGTTGCAAAAATAATGTACAACAGATTAAAAATTTAA
- a CDS encoding YcgN family cysteine cluster protein codes for MNNSKILKRSSINYDKNHSINISETIFPDEICKQCGRCCIVHAYEDYEGEKMNVVYCKHLNLDTKRCNIYKERFHTEKGCLSMMEAILVKALPKDCPYVAHVEHYQEPKIYEKIRNSKKDVRAINED; via the coding sequence TTGAATAATTCAAAAATTTTAAAAAGAAGTTCTATAAATTACGATAAAAATCATTCAATAAACATAAGCGAAACTATTTTTCCAGATGAAATTTGTAAACAGTGCGGGAGATGTTGTATTGTACACGCCTATGAAGATTACGAAGGCGAAAAAATGAACGTAGTATACTGCAAACATTTAAATTTGGATACTAAAAGATGCAATATATACAAAGAACGTTTCCATACTGAAAAAGGCTGTTTATCCATGATGGAAGCTATTTTAGTAAAAGCATTACCCAAAGATTGTCCCTATGTAGCTCATGTTGAACACTATCAAGAGCCAAAGATATATGAAAAAATTAGAAACTCAAAAAAAGATGTACGAGCCATTAACGAAGATTAA
- a CDS encoding DUF655 domain-containing protein — protein MQKTRKNYRREFEDYAYVLDFLPYGRCEDTRPDYKKKGLVQAFGEKNFVLMELELKDDVDIDLAEKLYIGKHNREKVSHVLKMIKYEELSRTSKLELVHVIKESIFNQENRFIDFLNTCDAISPRLHSLQILPSVGKTAMWKILEEREKKPFENFADFEKRVHKHNIVDVVAQRIEEELKETQKHYLFIKWKNNTSKK, from the coding sequence ATGCAAAAAACCCGTAAAAATTACAGAAGAGAATTTGAGGATTATGCTTATGTACTAGATTTTTTACCCTATGGACGTTGTGAAGACACTAGACCAGACTATAAAAAAAAGGGATTAGTGCAAGCTTTTGGTGAGAAAAACTTTGTATTAATGGAATTAGAGTTAAAAGATGATGTGGATATTGATTTAGCAGAAAAATTATACATTGGCAAACATAATCGTGAAAAGGTAAGTCATGTGTTAAAAATGATAAAATACGAAGAATTGTCAAGAACCTCCAAATTAGAGTTGGTTCACGTAATAAAAGAATCAATTTTTAACCAGGAAAATAGATTTATAGATTTTTTAAATACTTGTGATGCAATAAGTCCTAGATTACATTCATTGCAAATACTACCAAGCGTGGGTAAAACTGCCATGTGGAAAATATTAGAAGAGAGAGAGAAAAAGCCATTTGAAAATTTTGCGGATTTTGAAAAAAGAGTTCATAAACATAATATTGTAGATGTGGTTGCTCAAAGAATTGAAGAAGAGTTGAAAGAAACGCAAAAACATTATTTATTTATAAAGTGGAAGAATAATACATCTAAAAAATAA
- the priS gene encoding DNA primase catalytic subunit PriS, producing the protein MKSVPQTQNLDSKNDSKDRNSLFSEISNLYSEYYKYAIKRKWLEIPTDLPHREIGFGITKKVDNRNICFENNIDYLKWVLKNSPLHLYKSLSYMEHPENMGGANQKKLFRREIAFDIDTHKTEKCKHEENWLCEHCLEEAKNQTLILIDEYLIPFFGFSKNDLKIVFSGNRGYHIYIDPKNEQIKEEIEHWGKNERRYFIEFILGKNLSLNHMGSAWKTILTNQFKKNKFPIKSFKNSNNWDKELNKSTREKSKPLLLDIINKTKNRLELDEKVMDDDIRLLRTVGSLHGFTGFMVKEIKYDTLSNGFFEPLSDAVFSEFSKTYYDIRINTAIDEVTIKNEQYTKESKEVPASLLLFLYGHGVNFEILKKH; encoded by the coding sequence ATGAAATCAGTACCTCAAACCCAAAATTTAGATTCCAAAAATGATTCAAAGGATAGAAATTCCTTATTTAGTGAAATATCTAATTTATATAGTGAATACTATAAATATGCGATAAAACGAAAATGGCTAGAAATACCAACGGATTTACCTCATAGAGAAATAGGTTTTGGTATAACAAAAAAAGTAGATAATCGTAACATATGTTTTGAGAACAATATCGATTATTTAAAATGGGTGCTTAAAAACTCTCCACTTCATTTGTATAAGTCGCTATCGTATATGGAACACCCTGAAAATATGGGTGGTGCTAATCAAAAGAAATTGTTTAGGCGAGAAATAGCATTTGATATTGATACCCATAAAACTGAGAAATGTAAACACGAAGAAAATTGGCTATGTGAACATTGCCTAGAAGAAGCAAAAAATCAAACTTTGATTTTGATTGATGAATATTTAATTCCATTTTTTGGATTTTCTAAAAATGATTTAAAAATAGTTTTTTCAGGTAATAGGGGATATCACATATATATTGACCCAAAAAATGAACAAATAAAAGAAGAAATTGAACACTGGGGTAAAAATGAGCGTAGATATTTTATAGAATTCATATTGGGTAAAAATTTAAGTTTAAATCATATGGGAAGTGCTTGGAAGACAATTTTAACAAATCAGTTTAAAAAGAATAAATTTCCGATTAAATCATTTAAAAACTCTAATAATTGGGACAAGGAACTTAATAAATCCACCAGGGAAAAATCAAAACCTTTACTATTGGATATAATAAATAAAACTAAAAATAGATTGGAACTAGATGAAAAAGTAATGGATGATGATATTAGACTTTTAAGAACCGTTGGTTCATTACATGGTTTCACTGGGTTCATGGTTAAAGAAATAAAGTATGATACATTATCAAATGGTTTTTTTGAACCATTATCTGACGCAGTATTTTCAGAATTTTCTAAAACTTATTATGATATACGAATAAATACTGCTATTGACGAAGTTACTATTAAAAATGAGCAATATACTAAAGAGAGTAAAGAAGTTCCGGCTAGTCTATTATTGTTTTTATATGGACACGGAGTAAATTTTGAAATTTTGAAAAAACACTAA
- a CDS encoding TRAM domain-containing protein: MNSDSKIIPVKQGEQYNVTIEDMGKSGDGIARIDGFVIFVPEAQKGEEVAIKVTAIKEKFAFAEKI; the protein is encoded by the coding sequence ATGAACAGTGACAGTAAAATAATACCTGTTAAACAGGGAGAACAATACAACGTAACAATTGAAGACATGGGTAAAAGCGGAGACGGTATCGCAAGAATTGATGGATTCGTAATCTTTGTTCCTGAAGCACAAAAAGGAGAAGAAGTAGCTATCAAAGTTACTGCTATCAAAGAAAAATTCGCTTTTGCTGAAAAAATTTAA